From Deltaproteobacteria bacterium:
GCGCTTACTTGAATACCAGAAATACAAAGAAGCAGCCGAGAGTCTTGGCAATCGCCCACGACTCAATCGGGATGTCTTTGAACGACGACCCGAAGTGATTGCTTATAACTCTAAGGATGCACCCCTTAAAGAGATGAATGTTTACGCATTGGTGCAGACATTTGACCACATCGTACGCAGGAAAAAGATTAAGCGTAAACACCATGTCGTTCTCGATAATATCTCAATCAGGCAAAGGATTGAGGAGCTCCTGGATATTTTAGCGTCCCAGAAAAACCTCGAATTCGATTCACTCCTAGAAGACGTAAACACGAGGATTGAGCTCATTGTGAGCTTTCTCGCCGTCCTGGAAATGGCCAAAATGAAGCTGATGCGAGTTTACCAGAGCGACGAGGGTGACCTGTTTTTGCAGCCGAGATTCGATGATCCGAAGGAAGTAACCAGGCGTTTAAGTGGGCTCGACGAGTCACAATATGCATAAAGGGTAAGTCATGGAGCAGGAAGAAATGGTCGCGGCGCTTGAGGCATTGATTTTTGCCTGCGGTGAGCCCGTGACATTTAGAGAGCTAAAGAAGGTTCTTTCACGTCACCTTAAAGAATTACCGGATGAGGAGCGCGAAGAGTCACTGGGTCGTTTACGCGGGAGCTTAAAGCTGCTCCGCAAGCGATGGCCGGAAGATGGTTCCGAGGCTCGTGGCTTCGCATTGGTCGAAGTTGCCGAAGGCTTTACGTTTCGTTCGGTTTCAAAGTACGCCGACCTGATCCGAGCTCTTCGCGAGCAGCGACCCGTACGTTTGTCTAAGCCAGCTTTGGAAACCTTATCAATCGTTGCCTATCGCCAACCGGTTACAAAGTCGGAGATTGATTTTGTTCGTGGTGTCGATTGCGGCGGTACGCTTAGAATTCTGCTCGAGCGGGGGCTATTGAAGATTGTTGGTAAAAAGGAAGAACCAGGTCGACCTTTGCTTTATGGTACGACCCGAGATTTCCTTAGCTTTTTCAATCTTTCAACATTGAAAGAGCTTCCTTCGTTGCGCGAGTACCAGGAGTTGAACGAGGAGTCTGTTGAAAAGGTAAGCCTTTTTGATGCAGAACTGACTGCCGTGGTTGCAGCAGCCAAAGAGAAGTTAGAAGGCGTGGGCGAAGAGGGCGTGGGGCTTTTGGTCGAGGCTATGGACAACCTGGCATCGACTGAAACTCAGACCCGCGATGCCTTGGCTCAAGAGGGTATCGTGCTAGATGGCGATGAGGCTTGAAAAATAAGCGCTTTTCTAATTGACCGTCTCTGTCTGGGTTGTTAGTGCGGCCGCAACATCATTCCCCGGATAGAGCACAATGGCCAAAGAACGAATCCAGAAAATCATTGCGAAGGCAGGCATTGCTTCACGTCGCAAAGCTGAAACTTTCATTACCGACGGCCGTGTTCGGGTAAACGGCAAGCTTGTGACCGAGCTGGGCACCAAAGCTGACCTCAAGCACGACAACATTACAGTTGAAGGTTACGGGCGCCTAAACCCTGAGCCCCTCGTCTATATTTTGCTGCATAAGCCAATCCACGTGATTAGTACCGCCCATGACCCAGAAGGTCGGGCTACGGTGCTTGAGGTTATAGAAAAGACCCGGGCTATGGGTAAGCGAAGTTATGAAGGCGAATTGCCACGAATTTACCCGGTTGGACGACTTGATTTCGATGCTGAGGGCCTGATCTTACTAACGAATGACGGTGATTTTGCGAACCAAATGACCCATCCTCGTTATCACGTTCCACGCACCTACGCGGTTCGAATCGGCGGAACCCCTGACGACCGCGCTCTTGAGCGTATGCGGCGGGGCGTACGGCTTCAAAACCCCGATGGTTCATTCACTCGTCCAACTGCACCTGCTGAAGTTCAGATAACAAAGCGCGGCTCCTCCAATGCCTGGCTTGAAATGACCATTTTTGAAGGTCGAAATCACCAAATTAAGCGGATGTGTCTGGCCATCGGTCAAACCGTTAACCGGTTGATTCGAACCGACTTTGGCGGTGTTGAAATCGGTGAAATGCAGCCGGGCGCGTGGCGATTTTTAACGCCAGATGAAGTTCACGGTCTGAAAAATTGGAAAAAAGGCGTTTCGAAGTAACCAAGGCGTCGCGGCTTCTGGGGATCAAATTCCGGATCTCACCGAAAACAGTCAAGAAAATCCCTCCACTAGCTTGATTTCTTGCTTTAAATTCGTACTATCCGCCACCTCTCAAGGCACTAACATCCGGAGCCAATCGCTCCAGGACAGATTAGCCCCGCGAGAAATCTCTTGGAAGGAGGTGATGAGAAGTGACTAAAGTTGTTGTTAAAGACGGTGAGCCTTTAGAAAAGGCCCTTAAGCGCTTTAAGAAAAAAGTTGAAGCAGCTGGTATTCTTAAAGACGTCCGAAAGCGTGAGCACTACATCAAGCCTTCTGTACGTCGGAAAGAAAAGCAGCTCGCAGCTGAGAAACGTCGACGTCGCAGTGCAGCTCGTGCACGACGATAATTACGTTTTATCTATACGAAATTTATACCTTTAGCCTGCGTTGCGGCGGGACAATACCACGCAACTGCAGCATAGCTGGCTTAGGTCAGCATTTTGTTTGTTGGAGATTCTAATGGAAATCGAAACTCAAGGCGCACCGGTCGAAGAAAACTTCGCCCAGCTTTTTGAAGAAAGCTTGCAGTCGCAAAGTGAAGTTCGCGAAGGCGAAGTTGTTAGCGGCACCGTCATTGAAATTAAGAAAGATACCGTACTTGTAGACATCGGCTACAAGAGTGAGGCAACTGTGCCTCTCTCTGAGTTCCGCCTTGTAGAAGGCGTTCGCTCAGTAGTTGTCGGTGACAAACTGGACGTATTCGTGGAAAGCCGCGAAGACGATTCAGGACTCGTTATCGTGTCTAAGGAAAAGGCGGACAAGCTTCGCGTATGGGATGACATCTCAGCAGCAGCTGAGCGTGATGAACTCGTTAAGGGTACAATCATCGCACGCGTTAAGGGCGGTCTTTCTGTTGATATTGGCGTTAAGGCGTTCTTGCCAGGTAGCCAAGTTGACTTACGACCTGTTCGTAACCTCGACAAGCTTCTCGGCGAAGAGTTCGAGTTCAAAATCATCAAGTTCAACAAGCGTCGCGGAAACATCGTACTTTCCCGTCGTGCTCTTCTTGAGCAAGAGCGTGAAGCACTTAAGAGCACAACTCTTGAGCGCATCGCTGAAGGTGAAGTACTCCCAGGTATCGTTAAGAACCTTACTGAGTACGGTGCATTCGTTGACCTCGGTGGTATCGATGGACTTCTCCACATCACAGACATGAGCTGGGGACGTATCAGTCACCCATCTGAAATGTTTAACATTGGTGATGAAATCAACGTTAAGGTTCTTAAGTTTGATGCTGAGTCTGAGCGTGTTTCTCTCGGGTTTAAGCAGATCACTGAAGATCCATGGGCAAATGCTGCGGACAAGTACCCAGTAAGCCAGCGTGTTGAAGGTAAGATTGTAAGCTTGACTGATTACGGTGCATTCATCGAAATCGAGCCAGGTGTTGAAGGCCTTGTACATGTTTCTGAAATGAGCTGGACGAAGCGAGTTAAGCATCCGTCACAGGTTGTTAAAGTTGGTGACGATGTGGCAGCACTCGTTCTCGACATCGACCTCTCACAGAAGCGTATCTCTCTAGGTATGAAGCAGGCTGAGCCTAACCCATGGACGCTTATCATTGAGCGTTACCCAGTAGGTGCGGTTCTTAATGGTGTTGTTCGCAACATCACTGATTTCGGTATCTTCGTAGGCGTTGAAGACGGCATCGATGGCCTCGTACATATTTCTGATATGTCTTGGACACACCGTGTGAAGCACCCAAGCGATCTCTTCAAGAAGGGCGACGAAGTTGAAGCAGTTGTTCTTAACATCGATGTAGATAACGAGCGCTTTAGCCTCGGTATCAAGCAGCTTACTGATGACCCATGGGAAACTCTCCCACGTCGTTTCCCACGTGGAACGAAGGTTACTGGTGCAGTTAAGAAGATCACTGATTACGGTGCATTCGTTGAAATTGAGCCAGGAATTGATGGCCTGTGTCACGTATCTGAACTTTCAGATGACCGTGAGACTAAGGTTGAAGATATGGTTAAAGAAGGCGATTCACTTGAAGTGATGGTTCTTGATGTTGACCCAGGTGAGCGTCGTATTGCTCTGTCTATTAAGGCAGCGCGTGATGGCACTGGCGACTACCGAGCATACATGCACGACCACACGGCGTCGTCGGGCGGCGGTATGGGCGGAACAGCGTTTGATGCATTGAAGAACTTCAACGTTGTTGAAGAAGACGGCACTGAACCAAAGGAATAATCCGGGATTTATTCATGGGCCGTCTTTAGGCGGCCCTTGAAGAGGAGTTGTCATATGACCAAGAGTGAGCTCATTCAGGCAATAGCCTCAAGTCTCCAGCACCTCCCGGCCCGTGATGTTGAAGTGGTCGTGAATACGATGTTTGACTCGATGACCAATGCTCTTCAGGGCGGTGATCGAATTGAAATCCGGGGATTTGGTAGCTTTTCAGTACGTAACCGTCGTTCGCGACAGGGACGTAACCCGAAAACGGGTGAAACTATTTCTGTACCAGCTAAGCGGGTACCGTTTTTTACAGTGGGCCACGAGCTCAAAAAGCGGATCAATGCTTCTGCTGGATTCGAGTGTGACGACACCCCTGAGGTAGAGTTACAATCAGCTGCAGAATAGGTTAATTTGAAATACAATTAAAAGGCATGTCTCCTTCGGGAAACATGCCTTTTTTTTTGTCGTAATCCCCATCATATAGACCATTGGCGTCAGAGGGATCTGTTAAAAATCTACCATGGTACAGACTACTCTACAGCAAGCCGAAGGCCGAAAATTGACTCCGATGTTACGTCAGTACATCGACGCCAAAAAGCAGGTGCCGGAAGACTCTATTCTGCTTTTTAGAATGGGCGACTTTTTTGAACTCTTCTTTGAAGATGCGAGAGTTGCAGCCAGAGAGCTTGATATTGTCCTTACCGCCCGAGACAAGGGCGCTGATGCGATACCGATGGCTGGCGTGCCACATCATTCAATCACATCCTACATCGCGCGCTTGGTCGAGCGAGGCTACACCGTTGCAATCTGTGACCAAGTAGAGGACCCAAAGCAGGCCAAGGGACTTGTCCGCCGCGAGATTACTCAGCTGGTCACACCGGGTACCATTTGCGACCTTGAATCACTGGACCCCACAAGCCGCGCTTACTTGGCATGTGTGGAGCCAGCTTCTGCCAGTGGAATGTGGACTTTAGGTTTCTTGGATATGTTGGCTGGCGAAGTCGTCGTGACAGAATGCGCCAAGGGTTCGTTGCTTGACGAACTGCACCGCATGAACACCCGTGAGGTGATAGCACGGGAGAGTACCGCCGGTGAAATTGAGAGTGACCTTCGAGTAGCTCGCTTGCCGCTTCGTAAGTTGGACGGTGCGGGGCCTGATCCCAAAGCGGTACGGCGAACATTTTCACACCGGTTTGGCTCACTGTCGATAGACGGAGTTCCGGGTGAAGCACCTTTGCCGTTTCTTCTAGTCGTTGAAAATCTCGTTCACTTCACCGAAGGCACCCAGCGGCGTAGCCTGCGCCATTTGGCGTGTCCAAGAGCGTACCGAATTGCCGATTACCTTACGCTCGATGAGACCACTCGAAATAATCTCGAATTGGTTCGAACCCAGCGCGAAGGAAAGAAGGAAGGATCGCTCCTCTGGCATATTAACCGCTGCCAAACCTCTCTTGGAACTCGAACGCTCTCACATTGGATGCACTTTCCTTTGCGAGCATCTGACGCCATCAACGAAAGACTTGATAACGTCTCTGCTTTAAAGGCAGACCGCAACGCGCGCCAGAATTCACAGCAAGCTCTACTGGCCGTTCGTGACATCGAGCGGTTGGTAGGCCGTATTGCTGTGGGCCGAGCCAACCCGAAGGATCTCGGTGCTTTGCGAGATTCGCTGATGGCTGCGCCAGGAATCAAGGCTGTTTTGAGTCAGAGTGATTCTCCGTTGGCTCTTAAGTGGCAGCAAGCCGATCTCGTAAGCGAAGTGCGGGCATTGTTGGAGCGCGCACTAGTCGAGGCGCCTCCTACAGCGATTACCGACGGCGGTATTTTCAAATTGGGGTACGAAGAACAGCTGGACCAGTACATCGTCGACTCTACTCAGGGCCATGAGTTTCTAAGTGAGCTTGAGGCGCGCGAGCGTGAGAATACAGGAATCCCGAAGCTGAAAGTTCGATACAATAAGGTGTTCGGATATTTTCTTGAGGTAAGTCGTGCGAACGCAGACAAGGTTCCTGAACACTACCTTCGGAAGCAAACTTTGGTAAATGCCGAGCGCTTCATTACCGAGGAACTGAAAACATTCGAGACTCGCGTGCTGGGTGCCGACGAGAAAAGAAAGACTGAAGAGCTACGGCTCTATAATGATCTCTTGGAGGTTCTGGCGGGAGATATTCATAGGCTTCGCCAGTTGGCTCGATTGGTCGGGCAGACCGATGCTACGTTGGCGCTTGCCGAGGTTGCCGATGAATGCCGCTGGACAAGGCCCGAGTTTACCGAGGATAAGTGTCTGCGGCTATCTGAGTCGAGGCATCCAGTCGTCGAGCGATTGATGCCGGGCGGAGAGCGTTTCATTCCCAACAATATTGAGTTGAGTGGTGATGACCGGCGTCTCATGATTGTTACAGGTCCCAACATGGGCGGTAAATCGACGGTAATGCGTCAGGCTGCCATCTCAGTTATTTTAGCTCAGATGGGAAGTTTCGTGCCGGCACGCTCAGCAACCATGAGCTTAAGCGACCGAATCTTTACGAGAGTAGGGGCATCTGATGACCTGGGGCGAGGCCACAGTACATTTATGGTTGAAATGCTCAAGACCGCAACCATTCTTAAAGAGGCCACCGACCGAAGTTTGGTGATCTTGGATGAGGTTGGCCGAGGCACCAGCACTTACGATGGCGTTTCGATTGCTTGGGCGGTTGCCGAGTCACTTTATGAGTCGGTTCAATGCCTGGCCATGTTTGCGACCCATTACCATGAA
This genomic window contains:
- a CDS encoding segregation/condensation protein A, whose protein sequence is RLLEYQKYKEAAESLGNRPRLNRDVFERRPEVIAYNSKDAPLKEMNVYALVQTFDHIVRRKKIKRKHHVVLDNISIRQRIEELLDILASQKNLEFDSLLEDVNTRIELIVSFLAVLEMAKMKLMRVYQSDEGDLFLQPRFDDPKEVTRRLSGLDESQYA
- the scpB gene encoding SMC-Scp complex subunit ScpB, whose translation is MEQEEMVAALEALIFACGEPVTFRELKKVLSRHLKELPDEEREESLGRLRGSLKLLRKRWPEDGSEARGFALVEVAEGFTFRSVSKYADLIRALREQRPVRLSKPALETLSIVAYRQPVTKSEIDFVRGVDCGGTLRILLERGLLKIVGKKEEPGRPLLYGTTRDFLSFFNLSTLKELPSLREYQELNEESVEKVSLFDAELTAVVAAAKEKLEGVGEEGVGLLVEAMDNLASTETQTRDALAQEGIVLDGDEA
- a CDS encoding rRNA pseudouridine synthase, which translates into the protein MAKERIQKIIAKAGIASRRKAETFITDGRVRVNGKLVTELGTKADLKHDNITVEGYGRLNPEPLVYILLHKPIHVISTAHDPEGRATVLEVIEKTRAMGKRSYEGELPRIYPVGRLDFDAEGLILLTNDGDFANQMTHPRYHVPRTYAVRIGGTPDDRALERMRRGVRLQNPDGSFTRPTAPAEVQITKRGSSNAWLEMTIFEGRNHQIKRMCLAIGQTVNRLIRTDFGGVEIGEMQPGAWRFLTPDEVHGLKNWKKGVSK
- a CDS encoding 30S ribosomal protein S21 codes for the protein MTKVVVKDGEPLEKALKRFKKKVEAAGILKDVRKREHYIKPSVRRKEKQLAAEKRRRRSAARARR
- a CDS encoding 30S ribosomal protein S1; its protein translation is MEIETQGAPVEENFAQLFEESLQSQSEVREGEVVSGTVIEIKKDTVLVDIGYKSEATVPLSEFRLVEGVRSVVVGDKLDVFVESREDDSGLVIVSKEKADKLRVWDDISAAAERDELVKGTIIARVKGGLSVDIGVKAFLPGSQVDLRPVRNLDKLLGEEFEFKIIKFNKRRGNIVLSRRALLEQEREALKSTTLERIAEGEVLPGIVKNLTEYGAFVDLGGIDGLLHITDMSWGRISHPSEMFNIGDEINVKVLKFDAESERVSLGFKQITEDPWANAADKYPVSQRVEGKIVSLTDYGAFIEIEPGVEGLVHVSEMSWTKRVKHPSQVVKVGDDVAALVLDIDLSQKRISLGMKQAEPNPWTLIIERYPVGAVLNGVVRNITDFGIFVGVEDGIDGLVHISDMSWTHRVKHPSDLFKKGDEVEAVVLNIDVDNERFSLGIKQLTDDPWETLPRRFPRGTKVTGAVKKITDYGAFVEIEPGIDGLCHVSELSDDRETKVEDMVKEGDSLEVMVLDVDPGERRIALSIKAARDGTGDYRAYMHDHTASSGGGMGGTAFDALKNFNVVEEDGTEPKE
- a CDS encoding integration host factor subunit beta, with translation MTKSELIQAIASSLQHLPARDVEVVVNTMFDSMTNALQGGDRIEIRGFGSFSVRNRRSRQGRNPKTGETISVPAKRVPFFTVGHELKKRINASAGFECDDTPEVELQSAAE
- the mutS gene encoding DNA mismatch repair protein MutS; the encoded protein is MVQTTLQQAEGRKLTPMLRQYIDAKKQVPEDSILLFRMGDFFELFFEDARVAARELDIVLTARDKGADAIPMAGVPHHSITSYIARLVERGYTVAICDQVEDPKQAKGLVRREITQLVTPGTICDLESLDPTSRAYLACVEPASASGMWTLGFLDMLAGEVVVTECAKGSLLDELHRMNTREVIARESTAGEIESDLRVARLPLRKLDGAGPDPKAVRRTFSHRFGSLSIDGVPGEAPLPFLLVVENLVHFTEGTQRRSLRHLACPRAYRIADYLTLDETTRNNLELVRTQREGKKEGSLLWHINRCQTSLGTRTLSHWMHFPLRASDAINERLDNVSALKADRNARQNSQQALLAVRDIERLVGRIAVGRANPKDLGALRDSLMAAPGIKAVLSQSDSPLALKWQQADLVSEVRALLERALVEAPPTAITDGGIFKLGYEEQLDQYIVDSTQGHEFLSELEARERENTGIPKLKVRYNKVFGYFLEVSRANADKVPEHYLRKQTLVNAERFITEELKTFETRVLGADEKRKTEELRLYNDLLEVLAGDIHRLRQLARLVGQTDATLALAEVADECRWTRPEFTEDKCLRLSESRHPVVERLMPGGERFIPNNIELSGDDRRLMIVTGPNMGGKSTVMRQAAISVILAQMGSFVPARSATMSLSDRIFTRVGASDDLGRGHSTFMVEMLKTATILKEATDRSLVILDEVGRGTSTYDGVSIAWAVAESLYESVQCLAMFATHYHELTDLEVGRPGIVNACVAVRQNAGKILFLRELRDGAANRSYGIQVAGLAGLPEGVIERAGDILSSLEKAAQGEVNTTKRGERPQLSLFPAQSAASKDAVKPVAKSTASKAEQLKARTLNELVELDLNAMTPVQALVTLDRLQKKLKKK